A single Nicotiana tabacum cultivar K326 chromosome 5, ASM71507v2, whole genome shotgun sequence DNA region contains:
- the LOC107792887 gene encoding SUPPRESSOR-OF-WHITE-APRICOT/SURP RNA-binding domain containing protein 1-like, protein MDRQAPDYAAAMAFAQQQHQAANTQQQQQFGFHPQHQQFPPSIHGPPFLAPHSSLQQFPYPRPMQQPQLHPHAPPPHLLHLQQQQQPPPAYPPHMPPYLAPSPFFNPYDTPPPPAPPPSDPELLKRIDKLIEYAVKNGPDFEAMIREKQQDNPAYSFLFGGEGHYYYRYKLWMATRPSGGPFNPSFPSSSLPMMHPPNPMMSPSPLTPPYNASNASAAMSGPPHLHRPPFPPFYDQHHSQPFSRADHDHSYGSFKGLSRPLPSDVEMELSNVLNSLTGTKESIKGAKSWFMQRSPFVPALAEALRDRVYSVDDSERQLHIIYLANDILFDSLQRRINPLELDNEALAFKPVLGPMLARIYHNPQNKEENQSRLQKILQFWGTKEVYDQDTIRALENEMIGVQPANFSVPPRELIMADPSAGAGLMHQAANQGTLQWKPDQQSFANLVDQGKQVPPIPSVAPQQFHPGAVPPTGFPGSMSVPSSVPPANLQPAAHLTPASTANVGAKLPPYPLFPPGLIPGMVRKMQIGSGVPYSPMSPLDIPTIVPPSTVSESEILERVSKFFKEIGEVNPSEGPVKQSDSANDYDDYEREPPVRKGGACIPPPPNLQVDPETGTYADGSVVQKPGSNSSGRLGLGATADPNERSQYDDVYTSYRKERSTNYHSSMSVRTAAR, encoded by the exons ATGGATCGACAAGCTCCTGATTATGCAGCTGCTATGGCATTTGCTCAACAGCAGCACCAAGCAGCAAACactcaacagcaacaacagtttGGTTTTCATCCCCAACATCAACAATTTCCTCCTTCAATTCATGGTCCTCCATTTCTAGCCCCGCATTCTTCTCTTCAACAGTTCCCTTACCCTCGCCCTATGCAGCAACCACAACTCCATCCTCATGCACCCCCTCCGCATCTTCTTCACCTTCAGCAGCAACAGCAACCACCTCCTGCTTATCCACCACACATGCCTCCTTACCTTGCTCCATCACCTTTCTTCAATCCGTATGATACTCCCCCACCTCCTGCTCCTCCACCATCTGATCCTGAACTCCTAAAGCGTATTGATAAGTTAATTGAATATGCTGTCAAGAATGGTCCTGATTTTGAAGCCATGATCCGTGAAAAGCAGCAAGATAATCCTGCTTACAGTTTCCTCTTTGGTGGCGAAGGCCATTATTACTATCGCTATAAGCTTTGGATGGCTACTCGGCCCTCTGGTGGGCCTTTCAATCCTTCTTTTCCATCTTCTTCTTTGCCTATGATGCATCCACCAAATCCTATGATGAGTCCATCACCCTTAACTCCTCCATATAATGCCTCCAATGCTTCTGCTGCAATGTCGGGTCCGCCCCATTTGCATCGACCCCCTTTCCCACCATTTTATGATCAGCATCACTCTCAGCCATTTAGCCGAGCAGATCATGATCATTCATATGGGTCTTTCAAAGGTCTATCTAGGCCTCTTCCATCAGATGTTGAAATGGAGCTGAGTAATGTTCTAAATAGTCTTACTGGTACAAAAGAGTCGATTAAAGGTGCCAAGAGTTGGTTTATGCAGAGATCTCCATTTGTACCTGCTTTGGCCGAGGCACTCAGAGACAGGGTATATTCTGTAGATGATTCTGAGAGGCAACTGCATATAATCTATCTTGCCAATGACATCTTATTTGATAG CTTGCAGCGACGAATCAATCCTCTTGAGCTTGACAATGAGGCACTTGCTTTTAAGCCTGTTTTAGGTCCCATGCTTGCAAGAATATACCACAACCCTCAAAACAAGGAAGAAAATCAATCTCGGCTACAAAAAATTCTACAGTTTTGGGGTACGAAGGAAGTTTACGATCAGGATACTATCCGTGCACTTGAAAACGAGATGATAGGTGTGCAGCCTGCAAATTTTTCTGTTCCTCCAAGGGAATTAATCATGGCAGATCCTTCTGCTGGAGCAG GATTAATGCACCAGGCAGCAAACCAGGGTACTTTACAGTGGAAGCCTGACCAGCAAAGTTTCGCAAATTTAGTTGATCAAGGCAAACAAGTTCCTCCTATACCATCTGTAGCACCACAGCAATTTCATCCTGGTGCAGTTCCGCCTACTGGATTTCCCGGGTCAATGTCTGTACCATCTTCTGTTCCACCAGCAAACCTACAACCTGCAGCTCATCTGACACCAGCATCAACTGCAAATGTAGGTGCAAAACTACCTCCGTACCCCTTGTTCCCTCCTGGTCTTATTCCTGGTATGGTCAGGAAGATGCAGATTGGTAGTGGGGTGCCTTACTCTCCCATGAGCCCCTTGGATATCCCCACCATTGTACCTCCGTCCACTGTGTCAGAATCTGAAATTCTTGAAAGAGTGTCTAAATTTTTTAAAGAGATTGGAGAAGTTAATCCATCAGAAGGACCTGTTAAACAATCCGATTCAGCCAATGATTATGATGACTATGAGAGAGAGCCTCCTGTTCGCAAGGGAGGGGCTTGTATTCCTCCACCTCCTAACCTTCAAGTCGACCCTGAAACTGGGACTTATGCTGATGGAAGTGTGGTGCAGAAACCTGGATCGAATAGCTCAGGGCGATTAGGACTTGGAGCCACAGCTGATCCAAACGAGCGTAGTCAATATGATGATGTTTACACTTCTTACAGGAAAGAGAGAAGCACCAATTATCATTCATCAATGAGCGTAAGAACTGCTGCGAGGTAA